Below is a window of Gossypium hirsutum isolate 1008001.06 chromosome A12, Gossypium_hirsutum_v2.1, whole genome shotgun sequence DNA.
CTtctgctagcttgttgaaaccaaaaatgaattgcctatataatcaaatgaacataaatggatgGAAATAATTAAGTTAGAATAATGGGTCACATTTGGAGATGAATGTgatttctcactaagtatggaaatgccttgagaattaatttaagtttttagaattattatttaatcaaataattgaagtttgaaaatgggtttaaattaattggtcaatATGATTCTGtcgaatatggaaattaaatatattttcttacaTATTCTTTTACGTAAAGTTTccatgattttaatggaattagaattggtttagaaaattatttaattgaaaaattaatttaataaataatatttattttgggaaataaaaaaatgtgttgggttggattaaattataaaaaattatgttaaaagtccaaaaaatacatataataaactCAATACAGGAGAGATCCCAAGCCTCTCATAATATATATGAAGGGCAGCAACCCTAGTATAGTTTACTAAGGTTTGCCACCCCCATCTCCTAGTTAAACTAGGAGACTAGTTTTTTTATCAGataagtattatttgtattctactaattGAATCAATATTCTCATATCTCtcattataaatagatgacattggTAAGACTAAAAATATACgattttgagatattgttattctttctgaaaatagtgagaatttattatctaagtataaattttattttctgagtATAATAATTCTACCGATTACAATTGAGAAagaattactttcctactgaaagtaagaaaaatgtttctggttttgtgtttgattcgtaATTTTTCAAGCCCACACTTGAAGTGATTGGTGGTAAAAGAATAGTGGAAAAGGTCATTTGATTGAATTACCATTCAAATAAAGCTTCATTACAAtgttttttttatgcatttttatgttaatatgaaCAAGTTATTATCTCCAttagttgtatatattaataatgttgttaattgagttggtATCACAAGTCAACTTGACACAAACTCACAATTGTTGACAAAACATTGATAAAAAAcactatatttattttttgacgATCAGAGAAGGAATAGGGTTGTTTGGGGTTTAACTCAAACTCGTATACTTACAATATAATGCTCTTGTCACTGGGTCAAGAGattgttagaaaaaaaaatattatcttataacTGAAAGTAAACCTGCTCATTGGCCGGGTACTTGCCAAGTCTAAAAGCCTGTCTGAAAGATGAGAGGGTTGTGACAAAATACGAGACTTAAAAAATGAGCTTGGGTAAAGTTTATGACCCATTTTTATATGGGCCAAGCATTGGACAAGATTTTTTTGCCTAAGCTCGGCCAAACccgaatatattatgttataaaaatattatattaattatatattaaataataaatttatatatatttatattaaatcactaaactaataacaattaaatccatcactcaaaacctaaaaaaaaattatccagataaataactcaatctaaaatataaaaatttaaaattatatttaatacaataaaatatttattatatttatttgtgttatttaatataataaaacatttattgtAATTATAGTAAtactttttaatataaataatttttaatgtattaaaagtttattttaattttttaatgaattatattttttaaaatattttaaaaaatttaatttaaaaaaaagtagatataaataaattaagttagaTCAAAATTTATCTTTCTTAAATTGAAGCGAACTTTAAatgattgaatttatttttcGAGCTGAATAAAACCTATAAATCGATCTAAATAGGTTTGATCTAAACCCGATCCGGTCCGGCCGATCATCACTTCTAAATGAAGCTAAAATCCTACTCTTCTTTTTATCGATCTCAAAGTCCCAACCTGTCAAATTTCCAAAACAAAGTTAATCAAATTTGTTCATCAATCTCAAAATTAAATGGGTGGGAATTAGGAAAGGTGAGACTCAAAACCCCTAACCTCAAATCTCCGTTCATCAACCCAAATCCTTGTTATCCAAACCCCATTATTCGACCAAGGTTTTTGATTCACTTTTCGTCTCGTAAAATGTAGGTCTCTTTGCAGTGAAGTTTGCGGTCGAAGGTCAATCATCAGCTTCTGCTCCATTGTGGTGAAGTCGTGGCTtcctttgccttttttttttttacttgttggaTGTTGATATTATCTACTTTTCcttttatgaatattatgttttgGGGATGGGTTTTGGTAATGGAGCGGTGTAATAGGTTTGGTTGCTGGTTTTGGGTCGATGATGAAGGTGATAGGGTTTTGGGCACGGTGACGAAGGGCTAGGTTTGGTTTGGTTAGGTTTGGTTGTTGGTTCGTTTTATTTGATTCCTTGTGTGAAGCATGGCTATGGGTATTCAAAATATTCCGATGAAGATCAATAGTCGGCTCTTGCTCCATCAGCTTTGTCATGGTTAAGGGTATTCAAAATATTCTGGTGAACCATGGTTATAGGTGTTCAAAATTTTCCGATGAAGATGAATATTTGAAATGTTCCTTTTGTTTTAGCTTTGTTGTTGTTTCTTGTTCTTTATCATTACATTATGGGTATTTTGGTCTACTGTTATGAGTTCTTGAATCATTTATTTGTATTTTGGTCTGCTTTATGAGTTCTTGAAGATGAATATTCAAAACATTATCATTTCTccttttcattaataaaatttctcattgatTGGAGGGGTGTTGTGTCCAGTTTATTATGGACAATGGGGGTTTCTAGTGTTCTGTTGGTAAAAGTTggatcttttctttttttttttttgccgaTTAAGCTGGATTAATTGattgagagaaaaaaaactaaCAGTAAATTGATATCTAAAAGAAAAATAGttttatgttattaatttttctatgaattttttgtcttatattcttaaatttttaCCAGGAAGTTTTGCAAGAAACATATTCGATTTGATGCTTCAAGGATATGGTTTTTCCAAATCCTGTGTTAAAGGTTCacttatttgaaaatattaagtTGTAGGTTATCTTCAATTTAGTGGCAATCAGGAGGGTTTTTGATGTTCATACTACTCGGAGATGAAGGGTTATGAAGTCCttaaataaaattgatagcaTTTAGAATCTCTGGTGTCACTGGGTAAGAAAACTATCTTCGCAGAAGGCTAATCAAGTGTGGAGAACGTTTTAGGAAACCAAATATTTAGAGAAAGTTGCAAATTCCGGGGagcatttatttttcatatgacGAGGGTTAATGGCTGAAATTCTATTATTATCCAGACTGACCCGGCGGCTCTGTCTCTGACTTGGCTGAACCGAAAGTTGAGCCTCCACCTTCAACTTTACTGGGACAGACTCCAATACTTGcaagtaaagaaagaaaaagaattccaTAAAATGGAGAATCCTTTAGCACATTTTCCTCAACCCGAACTCGTTGATCAACCTTCAGCACCGGTTCTTGCTTCTTCCAATGTGCCGCCTTTAGCTAGCCCCTTGCCTCATTCACTTCCTTCCAGTAAGTATtagatttcaattttcttttcggCAGTAGAAAGTGAATTTCTGCTTCATTCGTACAATTATTTTTTGGGTGTTCTTTAGATGTAATTGCTTTCTCTTATATGCGTTTGAAAGGATTTTTTGATTGAATTTGATTTATGGTATTTTAGTGTTCTTATACGGTTTTGGAGGCTTGGAATTTTCTAGGGTTTTAGACTTAATGGGCTGTaaacaaatgataaaaaatacgaaaaggaaaaaagaaaaggggaaatgattttgaaatgtggcTTTTACATTTCAAAGTTGCgttttatttaacttaaattAGCACATTTTTTGCACCCTACGCCTGAGGCAATATAAGGGTTTTAGCTCCCAGAGTGCGCCTTGCACCCTTGACAACATTTATGTATGGTTGCCTAATGCCATGGAGGAGCCTACTCATATATCGCTTCTTACAGTTGTTGCCACTGTAGTAGCGGCAGGAACTTTTCTTGTAGCCTGCCCTCTTCCTCGTTCCATAATCATACCTTCAATAATTTATCTAATATGTTCGAAATGTATAATGACAGTATTATTAAGGGCTATTATAGCTCTAATGATATTAGATAGTTCTAGTGTATTCGGCAATGTCCAACTGGGTTGTATGATGTTACATCAAAATTGTCATTGTTTGGCACTTTAAAATGTCCTTTTGTAATATGATATTATGGCATTTCTCGCATTGGATTatggttttatttctattatgATTGAAAATGAAGACACGTTTTGTTATTTAATGTATGCTTAAGAGCTTGACTATCATGTGAACTTCTGTCATGCACCTTTAATGTTTCTTGTGTGTTCATAATTTTTCTCTATGATCTTTCTATGGTTGAGATCATGTTAcacatatcaattttttttctttggctctCTTGTAAGCTATATTTTTatcgtctttttcttttttttctttatttgaaaGTCGACATACCTTACTAATTCATGCTTGATTTTGTTTAGGGCCTCCTGAATCCTTTATGCATAAGAATAGGTTACAGGAGTTTACTCAACGATCATCCATACAGCTTCCAGTGTATCAAACTGTTAATGAAGGATCAGTGCATGCGCCCCAGTTTCGGTCAAGTGTGTTAGTTGATGGTGTAACATATACTTCTGAGACCACCTTTTCTAATAGAAAAGCAGCCGAACAGGATCTTGCCAAACATGCACTGGAGTGTATATCAAAGAAGTTAAAGGATGAAGGCTGTCCTCTCATTCGTGAGGTTCGTTGCATTCTTACATCTTCATTTAAATGTTTTACATTTATTCATAACTGTTTGTTTGTCTTGAAACTTACTAGTCAAATTAGTGGGTATTTGTTTTCCTTATATTATATATCTTAGCCCATGATATAAAGAGGACAGGGTTTAAagaggtttttttattttgatattatgcAATTTTTACCATAATTATGCAAATTTTTCGGCATTGTAGTattcttttgctatttttagccACACTCATGATTTGTTTTGAGCGAAGGGAAGgaaattcttttacttattttgaagTGATCTTTTTTTACAAGAGTTTTACTCACCCTTCTAATTTCAAGTATATACTAATTATTCTTAATGTTTTGACTAACTATTTTAATACTTATGTGGTAATTAAGCGATTCATTATGTTAAATACATTCCAAATGAGGCATTAAAGTGTAAATGAGAATaggaaatgaaaaatattttctataacGGATTCTTAAATAGGTATATCATACTTGCATATCAAACAGAAGTATGATAATTGCTTTGGGGTTTGCTAAACTTTTGGTTGCTCGTGCTCTAGGATACAGTATTTTGCAAGTCTATCTTAAATGAATTTGTGGTGAAGATGAATCTAGAATTGCCAACATACAATACCAGTCAGTCAGGAGGAGTGCTTCCCCTTTTTGTGTCTACTTTAGTTTTCAATGGTGCAACTTATAGAGGGGAAACTGGTAGAAACAAGAAGGAAGCTGAACAATTAGCTGCACGTGTCGTCATACAATCACTTCTTggtatctttctttttctatttaaaaaattcaaacatatatatgtGCATGCATGCGTGTAAATATACCCTGATTTCAAGCCACTTATTAGCTGGATAAATTCTCATCTCTTTGTTGGATCACTAATGCAGCCGATGATAGGTATGGGACTGTTGTTTCAGAGATCATAAAATCCAAAGCTAAACTTTATGATGCCTTGAATAAAGCCAAGGATTCCAGTTTTGACGCTACACTTGCTGGGGCAAACAGACTGAATCATAACAATACAGAGGTTGAAAATAATGCAGTCACTAACCATGTTCCAAATACTACCCACCCAAGCTCTGGAGCTAAACATCTACGCCATGAGTTCAAGATTTCAAAATCAGGAGAAGGTACTGATTGCATTGATCTTCCAATTGCTTTTGTGCCAGCAGTCATTGGACAGGGTTCAGATGCTGGTGAAAGTTCTTTAAAAAAGCAACGCAAGAAGAAGAAAAGGGCTAAACTGAATACTACTTCTCAGTAAGCTTTGGTTTGTCATCTTCAATGTGGTTTCTGACCTTGTTTTGTGTCGTTCTTCTGAAAGAGTTTTCTGCGTATCTAATGATGAGCTTTGGTGTCTTTTCATACACTAAGACAATTTATGAGATTGTTTTTGGTGCACCAGTAGTGAATCTTTTTACTCCACAAGCAGTTGTATTAGTTTTTTGAGATTATTTCTTTTAGTATACTTTAAAGTATATTTTTCATCCTACTAAACTACTCTGTGGATGGCGGGTGAgataatttctaataatttaatttgcAATAGTCACTTACATGAGAGATGGCACTGTACTAAATTTTGTAATCGTCAAAGGTGCCATGCCATAATACCTTGTAGTTCCTCGACAGAATGATGTCTTCTGTTTGTTTGTCTTCATTCGTcacctttattttattaaaaatttgtatttttggATGAGGTCAGTCAAGTTCTTGTTTCCCAGTGGTGTTTTCTTTTCTTGAAAGAATAAGGGAGGGAGAGTGATTGAGGGGATCTTGGAGGTCAAGTAGAAGTTTGCCTATGTTTACTAACATTTATGTATTAATTTGCAGGTCGGTAGTTGCTGGTAGCCCATTCAATCAAACAACACCTTGTTCACTTGCTCTATGAAACTTGCCCATCGCTTGCGTGATTTGTAGCAAATATTTTGTAAGGTTTGGCACTGAAAACCTTGGTCATGGTTCTTAGATGGTGTTTGCAAGATATTTATACCATTGTAGTAAAACGTATGAAGTGTTTTTCCTGTCTTTTGTTATCCTTGGGAGCAGCTGATAAGAAGCTTTTGTTCAAGTGAGCCAATAATGGCCGAAGTGGAAGAAACACTATTTATTGTTGGGGAAAGGAACTTGGTTGGTCTATGATTTGTGTTCCTCATGCTCACTTTTTCTGTTGctaaaaaaactcatttttcttGTTATCTGAGTTTGCTTAGCCAAGTGATGATCTTGTATCCGGttgatgttttggtataaatgagATCTTGCAGTTTGGGAGACGTGTTGAGTGCTTAAACTAATTAGATTTAAGTTGTACAATTGTGAGTAGTTAAAATGCGACCTGTATGTAGATAGATAAACAAAATTAGGTTGTAAATGTGAAAAtgcaaaatgtatatatattgagagaaaaaagaaaagtgatTTTTAATTAAACCATACTTGAGTTTATCAAAATTCAGTATGTTGTTCTCTTTGTTTCTTATTTTCGATATTCTTATGATATTACAATATCGAGGATAATAAGACACTTTAGTTTGTAAATCACATTAACAAATGCTTTACTCGCATCAACATTGTATCCAAGAGATAATAGTGAACATGTTTGGTGGTAGTTTTGGGTTCATTGGGTTAAAAAATGGTCAATTGTGGGTCAAAACTTTATAATCGGTACTGATACAAATAATGCAAACAACTGAAAATTTGGTAACTGCAAATGGAATGAGGAGATTAAAACTTTGGTCGAATAGCAATAAATGTAAGGATCATTTTGAATGCAGGTGGATAATATTTCAATGACGAGAACGTAAACGTTTGATTTATATttgtttctattattattaatttttatgtaaaatttattgatattattatGATTTGATGGATATAAATGATTCTTTATTTTCTGATACCATtacaaaataaagtgaaaaa
It encodes the following:
- the LOC107936205 gene encoding double-stranded RNA-binding protein 4 isoform X1, whose translation is MENPLAHFPQPELVDQPSAPVLASSNVPPLASPLPHSLPSRPPESFMHKNRLQEFTQRSSIQLPVYQTVNEGSVHAPQFRSSVLVDGVTYTSETTFSNRKAAEQDLAKHALECISKKLKDEGCPLIREDTVFCKSILNEFVVKMNLELPTYNTSQSGGVLPLFVSTLVFNGATYRGETGRNKKEAEQLAARVVIQSLLADDRYGTVVSEIIKSKAKLYDALNKAKDSSFDATLAGANRLNHNNTEVENNAVTNHVPNTTHPSSGAKHLRHEFKISKSGEGTDCIDLPIAFVPAVIGQGSDAGESSLKKQRKKKKRAKLNTTSQSVVAGSPFNQTTPCSLAL
- the LOC107936205 gene encoding double-stranded RNA-binding protein 4 isoform X2, with protein sequence MENPLAHFPQPELVDQPSAPVLASSNVPPLASPLPHSLPSRPPESFMHKNRLQEFTQRSSIQLPVYQTVNEGSVHAPQFRSSVLVDGVTYTSETTFSNRKAAEQDLAKHALECISKKLKDEGCPLIREDTVFCKSILNEFVVKMNLELPTYNTSQSGGVLPLFVSTLVFNGATYRGETGRNKKEAEQLAARVVIQSLLADDRYGTVVSEIIKSKAKLYDALNKAKDSSFDATLAGANRLNHNNTEVENNAVTNHVPNTTHPSSGAKHLRHEFKISKSGEGR